Below is a genomic region from Candidatus Latescibacterota bacterium.
TAATCACATCGATTCCGACACTAGTGGTAAATTATTTACCGCCGCATGCGGCGGTAAGGGAACGGACTTGTCGAAGGAACCCATCTCGTCAGTGAAAAATGATAGTTCCAATTGCCATCCTGCTCATTCATCGGTCGACGAAAGTTCAAACAATCGTGAAGGCCTTAAAACACTAACCCGCAAACTCAAGTACAAGCTCGAATTCGGCATCGACCCTGATCTGATGAGCAAGATAGAGAAAGTAAAAAAACTCCTCTCGACTAAATATCCTGGTAATCTAGGATTTGAAACATTGTTCGAAGAGCTTATCGATGAGTATCTGGAGAGGCATTGCCCGGAAGCAAGGAAAAACAGAAGAGATAAAAGGATAGAAAACAGAAAGAAAAAGATTGATAAGCAAATAAGATCTAAAAAACAAAATAAATCCACAAAAAAGAAAGAACCCAAAACAAAGAAAAAATCCAAATCAAAGAAAAACTCAATAAACAACCCTCAAATCACCAATCAGAAAGAAACGAATCAAAAAGATCCATGTGTGTGTGAAACAAAAAAAGAAAATAGTGTCAGCCAAGAAGCAGCCTCCTCGCGTCATATCCCGGCTCATTTACACGATGAAGTATTCATTAGAGATGGAGGGAAATGCACATATATCGCGCCAGATGGGCATCGATGCAACTCAGGGTGGAACCTGCACATCGATCATATTGTTCCTTTTTCCCTGGGTGGTCTGAATTCTCCTGACAATCTCAGACTTCTGTGCGGAGGGCATAACCGCATTGAAGCTGAGCGAATCCTGGGAATAAAAGTGATGAAAGATTTTATCAAGCGAGAATAACCAGAATCACCGCGGCAAGATAACGACCTTTCGAGACATCGACTCGTCATTCACAGTCAGGTTGAGAAAATACACTCCGGGCGGGATCCGAGAACCAGAGTCGTTTTTGCCATCCCAATGTTCCAGGTGATAGCCAGGTTCTTCTGGCTGGCCCAGAATGTTAGCGATGATTCTCCCTGAAAGATCGTATACACAAAGCCTGACTTGAGCGGGAGCGGGGATATAGAATCGAATTTCTGTCCCATATTTAAACGGATTGGGACTATTCTGATATAGAGTCGCTGGCAGACTCGCTGTAGTAACAAGATCAACTGTTTGCTGATCTCTTGAACGGGCGTGCTATACTGTTGGTTTCAGTACGACTTTCCGCCCACCGATCTCGATCATTGTCTTCGAATAGGTCTGCTTTATCTTGATCAGACCATCTTCGAACACAAGGACATCCACTCCATTCCTGATCTCCAGTTCACCGGCGGAACCGCTGGAAAACGATGGTCCTTCATAACGCCAGCTCCACAATACCTTCTGCTGTTTTTCATCGACAAAGACTTCCTCAGGAATAAACCTGAATCCTCCATGCCCTTCAAACCACGCCGACCATGCGTCCCGGATACTATCCTTTCCTTTCAGTCTTCTCCCCGTCCAACCTTCAAAAACAACATCTTTGGCAAATCCATCGAGAACCTTTTCCAGATCATGATCGTCCCAGGCTTTCATCCAGCGATCCATGAATTCGATCATCTCTTCGTGTTTAAGATTTTTCATTGGTTGACTCGTCACCTTTCTGTATCTTCAGCCTGTCGTCTCCACCCGATGCGGGTTCAAATCGCTACTGGATTACAATACTGTCTTTTCGCGCTGATTTTATCAAGAAATACCTGAAACAGGTCGCTCGCTGGAAAGATGAA
It encodes:
- a CDS encoding HNH endonuclease; translated protein: MPSTIQSPAINANKTSNKTASSITSDTMSGESTGSMPGSFSTEATKPTKSGPITIKRLTNGQLIRKIEDIDARERKLTLSSLLHLAELDRRRLYLNQGYTSCFAFCVRHLDYSEAAAIRRINAARCIRNFPHVAQLFGTRRISVTTISKIHGIITKKNCDELLMDIEGKTSNEINVIVSRFNPVERIHDKVRPVFVLAAVPDEAVTSNNHIDSDTSGKLFTAACGGKGTDLSKEPISSVKNDSSNCHPAHSSVDESSNNREGLKTLTRKLKYKLEFGIDPDLMSKIEKVKKLLSTKYPGNLGFETLFEELIDEYLERHCPEARKNRRDKRIENRKKKIDKQIRSKKQNKSTKKKEPKTKKKSKSKKNSINNPQITNQKETNQKDPCVCETKKENSVSQEAASSRHIPAHLHDEVFIRDGGKCTYIAPDGHRCNSGWNLHIDHIVPFSLGGLNSPDNLRLLCGGHNRIEAERILGIKVMKDFIKRE
- a CDS encoding T9SS type A sorting domain-containing protein, translating into MPATLYQNSPNPFKYGTEIRFYIPAPAQVRLCVYDLSGRIIANILGQPEEPGYHLEHWDGKNDSGSRIPPGVYFLNLTVNDESMSRKVVILPR
- a CDS encoding nuclear transport factor 2 family protein → MKNLKHEEMIEFMDRWMKAWDDHDLEKVLDGFAKDVVFEGWTGRRLKGKDSIRDAWSAWFEGHGGFRFIPEEVFVDEKQQKVLWSWRYEGPSFSSGSAGELEIRNGVDVLVFEDGLIKIKQTYSKTMIEIGGRKVVLKPTV